The following proteins are encoded in a genomic region of Brachypodium distachyon strain Bd21 chromosome 1, Brachypodium_distachyon_v3.0, whole genome shotgun sequence:
- the LOC100830972 gene encoding uncharacterized protein LOC100830972: protein MFGIVFPDHTFPLDATAFGQVAPNSWLLDFSTLSLPATPRSAVVFLLPPAAAALPPGKAVAVYFQAAGNRPFAFLGALGPARPSATFPLPEAGDEPEPPVGPAKLGVAVEDAAALPPAPDEQRAERVALRVGENLFNFMQSFCAADGGKLVVPTDILDRWFRKFQERAKKDPSYLKSFDF, encoded by the coding sequence atgTTCGGCATCGTGTTCCCGGATCACACCTTCCCCCTCGACGCCACAGCCTTCGGGCAGGTCGCGCCCAACTCCTGGCTCCTCGACTTCTCCACGCTCTCGCTCCCCGCCACGCCCCGCTCCGCCGTCGTCTTCCtgctgccgcccgccgcggccgcgctgcCCCCAGGCAAGGCCGTCGCCGTCTACTTCCAGGCGGCCGGCAAccgccccttcgccttcctcgGCGCGCTCGGCCCCGCGCGCCCATCAGCCACCTTCCCGCTCCCggaggccggcgacgagccggaGCCCCCGGTGGGCCCCGCGAAGCTCGgtgtcgccgtggaggacgcgGCCGCACTGCCCCCGGCCCCCGACGAGCAGCGCGCGGAGCGCGTCGCGCTCCGCGTCGGCGAGAACCTGTTCAATTTCATGCAGTCATTctgcgccgccgacggcggcaAGCTGGTGGTGCCCACGGATATTCTGGACCGGTGGTTCCGCAAGTTCCAGGAGAGGGCCAAAAAGGATCCCAGCTACCTAAAAAGCTTTGACTTTTGA